A stretch of the Vibrio gazogenes genome encodes the following:
- a CDS encoding CobW family GTP-binding protein: MTQRIPANVITGFLGTGKTTAILNLLKNKPADQNWAVLVNEFGEIGIDGTLLSQQNALVKEVPGGCMCCTAGVPMSVGITALLRQKPDRLLIEPTGLGHPREIVSTLTSAQYHPYLDLKATIALVDPRNLSNRKYTTHQNFNDQLASADVVIGNKIDQCHTSDIDTFNNWLTNQQPAKIFHKLTRFGDIPLEVLDLPRREDPQQVSPQSHHEHQHGHAEPVFQLAPGESYLRKENQGDGYYSCGWVFGAEIHFPFDALFSLFSELTAERIKAVINTDRGCYAFNVNHHVVSVHEISLDGFESKIEVIDSQLMPWDELEQILLKLGQMTKK, translated from the coding sequence ATGACTCAACGAATTCCCGCCAATGTCATTACCGGATTTCTGGGAACAGGCAAAACCACGGCAATTCTGAATCTACTTAAAAATAAACCAGCCGACCAAAACTGGGCGGTGTTAGTCAATGAATTTGGTGAAATCGGCATTGATGGCACGCTATTGTCTCAACAAAATGCTTTGGTAAAAGAAGTTCCCGGTGGTTGTATGTGTTGTACTGCCGGTGTGCCGATGTCTGTTGGAATTACAGCATTGCTGCGACAAAAACCGGATCGGCTGCTGATTGAACCCACAGGACTGGGACATCCCCGGGAAATTGTATCAACGCTGACCTCAGCACAATATCACCCCTATCTGGATTTAAAAGCAACGATTGCGCTGGTCGATCCGCGAAACCTCAGTAATCGCAAATATACCACTCACCAAAACTTTAACGACCAACTGGCCAGTGCAGATGTCGTCATCGGGAACAAAATCGATCAATGTCATACCAGTGATATTGACACGTTCAACAACTGGCTCACCAACCAACAACCCGCCAAAATTTTTCACAAATTAACCCGGTTCGGTGATATTCCATTGGAAGTGTTAGATCTCCCGCGACGGGAAGATCCACAACAGGTATCCCCCCAATCCCATCATGAGCACCAGCATGGCCACGCTGAGCCAGTCTTTCAGTTAGCCCCTGGTGAATCGTATCTGAGAAAAGAAAATCAGGGTGATGGTTATTACAGCTGCGGCTGGGTGTTCGGCGCCGAAATCCATTTTCCTTTTGATGCGTTGTTCTCATTATTCAGTGAGCTGACAGCAGAGCGGATCAAAGCGGTGATCAATACTGACCGTGGCTGCTATGCATTCAACGTCAATCATCACGTTGTTTCCGTGCATGAGATATCACTGGATGGATTCGAGTCAAAAATAGAAGTAATTGATTCCCAATTAATGCCTTGGGATGAACTGGAACAGATTCTGCTTAAACTCGGGCAGATGACTAAGAAATAA
- a CDS encoding 6-phospho-beta-glucosidase, which yields MNPKFPENFLWGGAVAAHQLEGGWDKDGKGMSIIDVVTAGAYGKQRKITDGIQPDEFYPNHEAVDFHGRYKEDIKLFAEMGFKCFRTSIAWTRIFPTGEETTPCEAGLQFYDDMFDELLKYNIEPVITLSHFEMPYHLAQKYDGWMSREVIDLFVKYAMTVIERYQHKVKYWMTFNEINNQKNVALDIFGWTCSGVKFTQKEKPEEAMYQAAHHQFVASAKVVAQAHALNPELKIGCMVAMVPFYPYSSHPDDVMLAQVAMRDRFIFADVMAKGHYPTYARKEWEEKGYTIEIAEGDEAILKAGAVDYIGFSYYMSNTVNSQATESNQEELVDGSRKHSVRNPFLKASDWGWQIDPVGLRYSLTALYERYEKPLFIVENGLGAVDKVEANGEIHDDYRIDYLRAHIQEMAKAIHIDGVELMGYTPWGCIDLVSFTTGEMKKRYGFIYVDKHDDNTGTLQRSRKQSFHWYKNVIASNGSEL from the coding sequence ATGAACCCGAAATTTCCGGAAAATTTCCTGTGGGGAGGCGCTGTCGCCGCTCACCAGCTTGAAGGTGGCTGGGACAAAGACGGCAAAGGGATGAGTATTATCGATGTTGTGACGGCTGGTGCCTATGGCAAACAGCGCAAGATCACCGATGGCATTCAACCTGATGAATTTTACCCAAACCATGAAGCAGTCGATTTTCATGGGCGTTACAAAGAAGACATTAAACTCTTTGCTGAGATGGGGTTCAAATGCTTCAGAACCAGTATTGCCTGGACGCGTATTTTCCCGACCGGAGAAGAAACAACCCCATGTGAAGCAGGATTACAGTTCTACGATGATATGTTCGATGAACTATTGAAATACAATATTGAACCGGTCATCACCCTCAGCCATTTCGAAATGCCCTACCATCTTGCCCAAAAATATGATGGTTGGATGAGCCGGGAAGTCATTGATCTATTTGTAAAATATGCAATGACAGTCATTGAGCGTTATCAGCATAAAGTCAAATACTGGATGACATTCAATGAAATCAACAATCAGAAGAATGTTGCGCTTGATATCTTTGGCTGGACATGCTCAGGCGTCAAATTCACGCAAAAAGAAAAGCCTGAAGAAGCCATGTATCAGGCAGCTCATCACCAGTTTGTTGCCAGTGCCAAAGTCGTTGCCCAAGCCCATGCCCTTAATCCAGAACTGAAAATCGGTTGTATGGTAGCGATGGTGCCATTCTATCCATATTCCTCTCATCCGGACGATGTGATGCTGGCACAAGTCGCCATGCGGGATCGCTTTATCTTCGCGGATGTGATGGCCAAAGGCCACTACCCGACTTATGCCCGGAAAGAATGGGAAGAGAAAGGCTATACCATTGAAATTGCTGAAGGTGATGAAGCGATTCTAAAAGCCGGAGCCGTCGACTACATTGGGTTTAGTTATTACATGTCCAATACAGTCAATTCCCAAGCGACAGAGAGTAATCAGGAAGAATTGGTTGACGGGAGCCGTAAACATTCGGTTCGTAACCCGTTCTTGAAAGCCAGTGACTGGGGATGGCAGATTGATCCTGTTGGTCTGCGCTATAGTCTGACAGCCCTCTATGAACGTTACGAAAAACCGCTGTTCATTGTTGAGAATGGTCTGGGTGCCGTCGATAAAGTCGAAGCAAACGGTGAAATTCACGATGATTATCGGATCGACTATCTGCGCGCCCATATTCAGGAAATGGCGAAAGCTATCCATATTGATGGTGTCGAACTGATGGGTTATACCCCTTGGGGATGTATCGATCTGGTCTCCTTCACTACCGGAGAAATGAAAAAACGCTATGGCTTTATCTATGTTGATAAGCATGATGACAATACCGGTACGCTGCAACGCTCGCGGAAGCAGTCATTTCATTGGTATAAGAATGTGATTGCCTCTAACGGTTCAGAGCTCTAA
- the ylqF gene encoding ribosome biogenesis GTPase YlqF, which translates to MVNNTIQWFPGHMHKARKEIEEVIPQIDVIIEVLDARIPFSSENPMITELRGDKPCVKVLNKRDLADPATTACWIEHLEQEQGVKALAITTQNTQEVNQIMELCRKLAPHREEIGKNIRTMIMGIPNVGKSTIINALAGRTIAQTGNQPAVTRRQQRINLQNGIVLSDTPGILWPKVENPHSGFRLAATGAVKDTAMEYDEVAFYTVEYLAQAYPDLLKARYQIDDDPQSDIEWMEAIGRKRGALRAGGRIDLHKASEILLHELRAGTIGAITLERPEMIHQELIDAELEATRKAAEKAKHKEERRKRYLRNKR; encoded by the coding sequence ATGGTTAATAATACAATCCAATGGTTTCCGGGACACATGCATAAAGCACGCAAGGAAATCGAAGAAGTCATTCCCCAGATTGATGTCATTATTGAAGTGCTGGATGCCCGTATTCCATTTAGTAGCGAAAATCCCATGATTACCGAACTGCGTGGTGACAAGCCTTGTGTGAAAGTGTTGAATAAACGCGATTTGGCCGATCCTGCCACAACGGCATGCTGGATTGAGCATCTTGAGCAAGAGCAAGGCGTAAAAGCGTTGGCGATTACGACTCAGAATACTCAGGAGGTCAATCAGATCATGGAACTGTGTCGTAAACTGGCACCTCATCGGGAAGAAATCGGCAAGAATATTCGTACGATGATTATGGGTATCCCCAATGTTGGTAAATCAACGATTATTAATGCCTTGGCCGGACGGACGATTGCGCAGACCGGCAATCAGCCAGCCGTTACACGCCGTCAGCAACGGATCAATCTGCAAAATGGGATTGTGTTATCCGATACACCGGGAATTCTCTGGCCCAAGGTTGAGAACCCCCATTCTGGTTTTCGCCTTGCTGCAACCGGCGCGGTGAAAGATACCGCGATGGAATATGATGAAGTGGCGTTTTACACGGTTGAATATCTGGCTCAGGCTTATCCGGATTTATTGAAAGCGCGTTATCAGATTGATGACGATCCCCAATCGGATATCGAATGGATGGAAGCCATTGGCCGTAAACGCGGTGCTTTAAGGGCTGGTGGCCGGATTGATTTGCACAAAGCGTCAGAGATTCTGTTGCATGAGCTACGAGCTGGCACAATCGGGGCAATCACACTGGAACGGCCGGAAATGATCCATCAGGAACTGATTGACGCTGAACTGGAAGCGACCCGAAAAGCCGCCGAGAAAGCGAAGCATAAAGAGGAACGGCGTAAACGTTATTTACGGAACAAACGTTAA
- a CDS encoding DUF3024 domain-containing protein: MTVVNLLQRQIEHRAELLCQNRNQGLPVGIGKSCFEPIVDGVKFLKHHYKLDSSHYDYSTPVAKIQWDQQARVWALYVPDDRNTWLPYPFLGRSEDLTALIREVEKDPKSLFWS, from the coding sequence ATGACGGTCGTTAACCTATTACAACGTCAGATCGAACACCGAGCTGAGCTATTATGCCAAAATCGCAATCAGGGATTGCCGGTTGGCATTGGTAAATCATGCTTTGAGCCGATTGTGGATGGTGTCAAATTTCTCAAACACCATTATAAGCTTGATTCCAGCCATTACGATTATTCTACGCCAGTGGCAAAGATTCAGTGGGACCAGCAAGCGCGAGTGTGGGCACTCTATGTGCCGGATGATAGAAACACCTGGCTACCGTACCCTTTCTTGGGGCGGAGTGAAGATTTAACCGCATTAATTCGTGAAGTTGAAAAAGACCCAAAATCCTTGTTCTGGTCTTGA
- the clcA gene encoding H(+)/Cl(-) exchange transporter ClcA, with protein sequence MRSKERFKPSLLAKVPKDAINQFLSKDKTPVSVLLLSILVGILSGLAGTYFELGIHFVSETRTSWLISEIGNLLPLWLAAFLISASLAFIGYFLVHRFAPEAAGSGIPEIEGAMDGMRQVRWWRVLPVKFFGGLGALGSGMVLGREGPTVQMGGAIGRMISGLFRVKNDDARHSLLAAGAAGGLSAAFNAPLAGIMFVVEEMRPQFRYTLISIKAVIISSVFANIVFRMINGQAAVITMPQYQAPEIEALWLFLLLGILFGIFGVFFNRLVTFFQDVFVKIHRNDRKRYLLIGSFLGGCFGILLLYLPDLTGGGISLIPVITNGGYTASLLILLFLGRILTTMLCFGSGAPGGIFAPMLALGTLFGYAFGLISHNFLPELAFDPGMFAIAGMGALFAATVRAPITGILLVIEMTNNYYLILPLIITVLGAVVFAQLLGGEPLYSQLLHRTLKNEKLRQQDLPPQETPIA encoded by the coding sequence ATGAGATCTAAAGAGAGATTCAAACCTTCCCTGTTAGCCAAAGTTCCTAAAGACGCCATCAATCAGTTTCTCTCAAAAGATAAGACACCGGTCTCTGTTCTGCTGCTTTCTATTCTTGTCGGGATCTTATCTGGCTTGGCCGGAACCTATTTTGAGTTAGGCATTCACTTTGTTTCAGAAACACGGACGAGCTGGCTCATCAGTGAAATTGGTAATCTATTGCCACTTTGGCTGGCGGCATTTTTAATTAGTGCGAGTTTAGCTTTTATCGGTTACTTTCTGGTTCACCGTTTTGCACCGGAAGCGGCAGGTTCCGGGATTCCTGAAATTGAAGGGGCGATGGACGGAATGCGGCAAGTTCGCTGGTGGCGGGTACTGCCGGTGAAATTCTTTGGTGGGCTCGGTGCGCTGGGCTCTGGCATGGTGCTAGGGCGTGAAGGTCCGACGGTTCAAATGGGCGGCGCTATCGGGCGGATGATCTCAGGTCTGTTCCGGGTTAAAAATGATGATGCCCGACATTCGTTATTGGCCGCAGGCGCTGCCGGTGGGTTATCTGCGGCATTTAACGCACCATTGGCTGGTATTATGTTCGTGGTTGAAGAAATGCGTCCCCAGTTTCGTTACACGCTGATTTCGATTAAAGCGGTGATCATTTCTTCGGTTTTTGCCAATATTGTATTTCGGATGATTAATGGTCAGGCGGCCGTGATTACCATGCCTCAGTATCAGGCACCAGAAATTGAAGCATTGTGGCTCTTTTTGTTGCTGGGCATTCTATTTGGGATTTTCGGGGTATTCTTCAATCGTCTGGTGACATTTTTCCAGGATGTTTTTGTCAAGATCCACCGCAATGATCGCAAGCGTTATTTACTGATTGGTTCGTTTCTTGGCGGATGTTTTGGCATCCTGTTGCTATATTTGCCTGATCTTACCGGTGGTGGTATCTCGCTTATTCCTGTGATTACCAATGGTGGTTACACTGCGAGTCTGTTAATACTGCTATTCTTGGGACGCATCTTAACCACGATGCTCTGTTTTGGCTCTGGTGCACCCGGTGGTATTTTCGCCCCGATGTTGGCTTTAGGGACATTGTTTGGTTATGCATTTGGTCTGATCTCCCATAACTTTCTGCCTGAGCTGGCATTCGATCCGGGAATGTTTGCGATTGCAGGGATGGGCGCATTATTTGCTGCAACGGTTCGGGCCCCGATTACCGGTATTCTATTGGTGATTGAGATGACCAATAACTATTATTTGATTCTACCGCTTATTATTACTGTATTGGGCGCGGTTGTTTTTGCTCAGTTACTTGGTGGCGAGCCACTATACAGTCAATTACTCCATCGGACTTTGAAAAACGAGAAACTGCGTCAGCAGGATTTACCACCGCAGGAAACTCCCATCGCTTAA
- the rnb gene encoding exoribonuclease II, with protein MFQDNPLLAQLKQQIQENLPKKEGTIKATDKGFGFLEIDSKNSVFIPPPYMKKSMHGDKVIAIIRTENERDVAEPQELLEPALSRFIGRVKLHKGKLNVAPDHPQLKKQPLKAKVRKGLDPNTIAENDWVVAQLTRHPLKGDNGFFVEITHKITDADDKIAPWWVTLAANDLPNQEPEGIENWEQKDDPALTRVDLTDIPFVTIDGASTQDMDDALYAKRTESGDFELTIAIADPTAYITPDDQMDKVARERGFTIYLPGRNIPMLPRELADNLCSLREGEIRPALCCTVTVAQDGTLQDDIRFFSAHIQSHARLVYDHVSDWLELGESSDWTPSDDIAQVVRDLYAFSQARSSWRETHAVVFPDRPDYRFELSEDNDVIAIHADMRRSANRLVEEAMVTANVCAGKVLQQQFGTGVFNVHDGFKTERIADVITLITEHGMSDHTDETVKTLTGFSALRRWLATQDTSYLDNRIRKFQSYSEISNQPAPHFAMGLDVYATWTSPIRKYGDMINHRLLKSYIMGKPPVQLPDELVGEELAIHRKHHKIAERSVSDWLYARTLAEEPQKQTRYHAEIFDINRAGMRIRLLENGATAFVPAPLIMANKERIECHADQGYIYIDKALVYKLGDTLEVTLNEVNQENRNIIAKPTAVFAEPPQSDVSETA; from the coding sequence ATGTTTCAAGACAATCCATTACTTGCCCAGTTAAAACAACAGATTCAGGAGAATCTGCCGAAAAAAGAAGGGACCATTAAAGCAACTGATAAAGGTTTCGGCTTTTTGGAAATCGACAGTAAGAACAGTGTCTTTATCCCACCTCCCTACATGAAAAAATCAATGCATGGCGATAAAGTTATTGCAATCATCCGCACCGAAAACGAACGTGATGTTGCCGAACCACAAGAGTTACTCGAACCTGCTCTCTCTCGCTTTATCGGTCGTGTCAAACTGCACAAAGGCAAACTCAATGTTGCACCGGATCACCCACAACTGAAGAAACAGCCGCTGAAAGCGAAAGTCAGAAAAGGATTGGATCCAAACACGATTGCAGAAAACGACTGGGTCGTCGCACAACTCACGCGTCATCCACTCAAAGGTGACAATGGTTTTTTCGTTGAAATTACCCATAAAATTACCGATGCCGACGACAAAATTGCCCCTTGGTGGGTCACGCTGGCAGCAAACGATTTACCGAATCAAGAGCCGGAAGGGATTGAAAACTGGGAACAGAAAGATGACCCGGCACTTACCCGGGTTGATTTAACCGATATTCCATTTGTGACGATTGATGGTGCATCGACTCAAGATATGGACGATGCGTTGTACGCCAAACGCACGGAGTCTGGTGATTTTGAGTTAACCATCGCCATTGCAGATCCAACCGCTTACATCACGCCTGATGATCAGATGGACAAGGTTGCCCGTGAACGTGGCTTCACGATTTACCTGCCTGGACGCAATATTCCCATGCTCCCGAGAGAGCTTGCTGACAACTTATGTTCACTGCGGGAAGGTGAAATCCGCCCAGCCCTGTGCTGTACAGTCACTGTCGCTCAGGATGGCACTCTGCAAGACGATATCCGCTTTTTCTCAGCACACATTCAATCTCACGCTCGCTTGGTTTACGATCATGTTTCAGACTGGCTGGAACTTGGTGAGTCGAGTGATTGGACGCCTTCCGATGACATTGCTCAGGTCGTCCGAGATCTATATGCCTTTTCTCAGGCGCGTAGCTCATGGCGGGAGACGCACGCGGTGGTCTTCCCCGACAGACCGGATTATCGCTTTGAACTGAGTGAAGATAATGACGTAATTGCCATTCATGCCGATATGCGCCGCAGTGCCAATCGTCTGGTTGAAGAGGCGATGGTAACGGCAAACGTCTGTGCCGGTAAAGTGCTTCAGCAGCAATTCGGAACGGGTGTATTTAACGTCCACGACGGGTTTAAAACTGAACGGATTGCGGATGTGATTACGCTGATTACCGAGCACGGCATGAGTGATCATACCGATGAAACGGTCAAAACCCTCACAGGGTTTTCCGCACTACGTCGTTGGCTTGCTACCCAAGACACCAGCTATTTGGATAACCGTATTCGGAAATTCCAAAGCTATAGTGAAATCAGTAATCAACCGGCACCACATTTTGCCATGGGGCTGGATGTCTATGCGACATGGACATCCCCGATTCGTAAATATGGCGATATGATCAATCACCGCTTACTGAAGTCTTATATTATGGGCAAACCACCAGTGCAATTACCGGATGAACTGGTTGGTGAAGAGCTGGCAATTCATAGGAAGCATCATAAGATTGCAGAAAGAAGTGTCAGTGACTGGCTTTATGCCCGGACTTTGGCTGAAGAGCCACAGAAGCAAACTCGCTACCATGCTGAAATCTTTGATATTAATCGTGCCGGGATGCGGATCAGATTACTTGAAAATGGTGCCACTGCATTTGTCCCTGCCCCACTGATCATGGCGAACAAAGAACGTATCGAGTGTCATGCAGATCAAGGTTATATCTACATTGATAAAGCATTGGTGTATAAACTGGGTGATACACTTGAAGTCACACTCAATGAAGTGAATCAAGAAAACCGGAACATCATTGCCAAACCAACTGCCGTTTTTGCTGAACCACCTCAAAGTGACGTATCAGAAACAGCTTGA
- a CDS encoding DEAD/DEAH box helicase, with protein sequence MQENVIQFKELALKNEILAALDNMGFVSPTPIQAAAIPFLLEGRDALGKAQTGTGKTAAFSLPLLNKLIMDQRKPQAIVMAPTRELAIQVAAEIKTLGQQIAGLKVLEIYGGASIVDQMRALKSGAHIVVGTPGRVKDLITRDRLHLDECHTFILDEADEMLKMGFVDDVTWIMEQSPESAQRVLFSATMPPMVKNIVDRYLRDPARVDVAGSNQTVAKVEQQFWVVKGVEKDEAMVRILETEETDASIVFVRTRQDTERLADWLSSRGFKATALHGDIPQSLRERTVEHIKKGVTDILVATDVVARGLDVPRITHVFNYDIPFDVESYIHRIGRTGRAGRKGKAILLVRTNQIRMLRTIERVTRSSMEEIQLPHRDKVAQARLVQLSQELETEKEHKALEKFSELIESLRDSLDIDTTTLAAMLLKRQQGKRPLFYVGEDPMIAEIEREKSRRRERRDGGNDGRRSYGQGNQDWDTYQLQVGREQGVQVKDIVGALANELGLGKNSIGAIKLAQGHTFVQLPKSMSSDVTRKLRKLRIRQKDVGAVVCDFDDFRESRGRREGGRPNRDSRGEGRGFRGEGRREGERRFDRNRGGDHRGAHRGERGHARRSTEA encoded by the coding sequence ATGCAAGAAAATGTGATTCAATTCAAAGAATTAGCGCTCAAAAACGAAATCCTCGCCGCTCTGGACAATATGGGCTTCGTTTCTCCTACACCCATTCAGGCTGCTGCCATTCCATTTTTGTTGGAAGGCCGTGATGCTTTAGGTAAAGCACAAACCGGTACCGGAAAAACTGCAGCATTCTCTCTACCTCTGCTCAATAAACTGATTATGGATCAGCGTAAGCCTCAGGCCATTGTTATGGCGCCGACGCGTGAGCTGGCAATTCAGGTTGCTGCAGAAATCAAAACGTTAGGTCAACAAATTGCGGGCCTGAAAGTATTAGAAATTTATGGTGGTGCATCGATCGTTGATCAGATGCGTGCACTAAAATCGGGTGCTCATATCGTTGTGGGTACACCAGGACGGGTTAAAGATTTAATCACCCGTGATCGTCTCCATTTAGATGAATGTCATACCTTTATTCTCGATGAAGCTGATGAAATGCTGAAAATGGGTTTTGTCGATGATGTGACCTGGATTATGGAACAATCGCCTGAAAGTGCTCAGCGTGTTTTGTTCTCAGCGACAATGCCGCCAATGGTCAAAAACATTGTGGACCGTTATCTGCGTGATCCGGCCCGCGTTGATGTGGCAGGTTCAAACCAGACTGTTGCAAAAGTAGAGCAGCAATTCTGGGTTGTGAAAGGTGTCGAAAAAGACGAAGCCATGGTTCGGATACTTGAGACGGAAGAAACGGATGCATCAATTGTCTTCGTACGTACCCGTCAAGACACCGAGCGTCTGGCTGACTGGCTTTCTTCCCGTGGATTTAAAGCCACAGCACTGCATGGCGATATCCCGCAGTCTTTACGTGAAAGAACAGTTGAGCACATCAAAAAAGGTGTGACTGACATTTTGGTTGCAACGGATGTTGTTGCTCGTGGACTGGATGTGCCTCGAATTACGCATGTATTCAACTACGATATTCCATTTGACGTAGAATCTTATATTCACCGTATTGGTCGTACTGGCCGTGCCGGACGAAAAGGAAAAGCGATCCTGTTGGTTCGTACTAACCAAATCCGCATGTTGCGTACGATTGAACGAGTGACGCGTTCTTCGATGGAAGAAATTCAGTTGCCGCATCGTGACAAAGTTGCTCAGGCACGCTTGGTTCAACTGAGCCAAGAACTTGAAACTGAAAAAGAACATAAAGCATTGGAAAAATTTTCCGAGCTGATTGAAAGCCTCAGAGATTCTTTAGACATCGATACCACGACACTGGCAGCGATGTTACTGAAGCGTCAACAAGGCAAACGTCCATTATTCTACGTCGGTGAAGATCCAATGATTGCTGAGATCGAGCGTGAGAAATCACGTCGTCGTGAGCGTCGTGACGGTGGTAATGATGGTCGTCGGAGTTATGGTCAGGGCAATCAGGATTGGGATACTTACCAATTACAAGTCGGTCGTGAACAAGGTGTGCAGGTTAAAGATATCGTTGGTGCACTGGCAAACGAACTGGGTCTTGGTAAAAACTCAATTGGTGCCATTAAACTGGCACAAGGACATACATTCGTTCAATTGCCGAAAAGCATGTCTTCTGATGTGACTCGTAAGTTGCGCAAACTTCGGATTCGTCAGAAAGATGTCGGTGCGGTTGTGTGTGACTTTGATGATTTCCGTGAATCTCGCGGTCGTCGTGAAGGTGGTCGTCCAAACCGTGACAGCCGTGGTGAAGGCCGTGGTTTCCGTGGCGAAGGCCGTCGTGAGGGCGAACGTCGCTTTGATCGTAATCGTGGTGGAGATCATCGCGGTGCTCATCGTGGTGAACGTGGTCACGCTCGACGTAGTACTGAAGCATAA
- a CDS encoding phosphate ABC transporter substrate-binding protein, translated as MLRVVIGLFLSVWVMSSQVVAKEINVSGSTSVARIMDVLAEDYNKSHPESFVAVQGVGSTAGITLLKKGVADIAMSSRYLTEGELEENLEIRLIAYDGLAIVVNLANPIKNLTRDQLYKIYKGQITNWKTLGGNDQRIAVVTREASSGSRFSFESLLGLTRVVNNRLVSDINPSNLVVNSNSMVKTLVNHNPRAIGFISTGSVDQSIKAVPFEGVVASTKTISDGSYQLSRPFLVVDYSDKANQETQDFIKYLQSDRARELIHSYGYIPSIQ; from the coding sequence ATGTTGCGGGTTGTTATCGGCCTATTTCTCAGTGTATGGGTCATGTCATCGCAGGTTGTTGCCAAAGAAATCAATGTATCTGGGTCAACCTCAGTCGCGCGAATTATGGATGTTCTTGCTGAAGACTATAATAAATCGCATCCAGAAAGCTTTGTTGCTGTTCAAGGCGTGGGCTCAACTGCGGGAATTACCCTGCTGAAAAAAGGTGTTGCCGATATAGCAATGAGTTCCCGCTACCTGACTGAAGGCGAACTGGAAGAAAATTTAGAAATACGACTCATCGCATATGACGGTTTGGCAATTGTCGTGAATCTCGCCAATCCGATCAAGAATCTGACCCGGGACCAACTCTACAAAATTTATAAAGGTCAGATTACCAACTGGAAGACGCTGGGAGGAAATGATCAAAGAATTGCGGTCGTGACACGGGAAGCGTCATCCGGTTCCAGATTTAGTTTTGAGAGTCTGTTGGGATTAACTCGGGTGGTCAACAATCGTTTGGTCTCCGATATCAATCCAAGTAATCTTGTCGTCAACAGTAACAGCATGGTCAAAACATTAGTCAATCATAATCCACGAGCCATTGGCTTCATTTCGACCGGCTCTGTTGATCAGTCAATTAAGGCCGTTCCATTTGAAGGCGTAGTGGCTTCGACGAAAACCATCTCTGATGGGTCGTATCAGCTTTCAAGACCATTTCTAGTCGTTGATTATTCTGATAAAGCCAATCAGGAAACCCAAGATTTTATCAAATACCTTCAATCGGATCGGGCCCGGGAATTGATTCACAGCTATGGATACATTCCATCCATTCAATAA